In Dioscorea cayenensis subsp. rotundata cultivar TDr96_F1 chromosome 11, TDr96_F1_v2_PseudoChromosome.rev07_lg8_w22 25.fasta, whole genome shotgun sequence, a single genomic region encodes these proteins:
- the LOC120272264 gene encoding golgin subfamily A member 6-like protein 22, whose product MGMLISKCRSRGKEVKALEKEIQVMKREREKETRVHEEKWEEWEVEKEKHMERIRSLEKEVMEFREDKGWIRMGSEFIVEQLEEKARREEAVEKWKQLYHAIKTELDHLILTTHQGERFYLGEQGEMVERLERELKAKEEMIEGLRRSLTGMQMEGMKKDREIDILRQSLRILSNSKRSNLGRKSTRRSLRCRIIP is encoded by the exons ATGGGAATGCTTATTAGCAAATGTAGGAGTAGAGGAAAGGAAGTGAAAGCATTGGAGAAGGAGATTCAAGTgatgaaaagagaaagagagaaagaaactAGAGTTCATGAGGAGAAGTGGGAAGAATGGGAAGTGGAAAAGGAGAAACATATGGAGAGGATAAGGAGTCTTGAAAAGGAAGTGATGGAGTTTAGAGAAGATAAAGGATGGATAAGAATGGGAAGTGAGTTCATTGTTGAGCAGTTGGAGGAGAAGGCAAGAAGAGAAGAAGCTGTAGAGAAGTGGAAACAACTTTACCATGCTATCAAGACTGAGCTTGATCATCTCATTCTTACTACTCACCAag gGGAGAGATTTTATTTGGGAGAACAAGGAGAGATGGTGGAGAGATTGGAAAGAGAGTTGAAAGCAAAGGAGGAGATGATTGAAGGACTGAGAAGAAGTTTGACAGGCATGCAAATGGAAGGGATGAAGAAGGATAGAGAGATTGATATTTTGAGGCAAAGCTTGAGAATTCTTAGCAATTCAAAGAGAAGCAATCTTGGTAGAAAGAGTACTCGGAGAAGCTTGCGTTGTAGAATTATTCCTTAA
- the LOC120272263 gene encoding sulfofructose kinase-like isoform X1 → MLSTLKLCWTFPSSTISFAFPFSSQSRRSRSILPANLRVKMSSSFPSDRPSSSSSCIPPLPENTVVLGCGVVNLDYLATVASFPKPNDKIRSTSLKVEGGGNVGNALTAAARLGLTPRVISKVANDDQGKRVLAELEADGVDTSHMVVSEEGNSSFTYLIVDSQMKTRTCIHTPGYPPLEPNELSQSSLCSALDGARLVYFDVRLHETAIVVAEEASRRKIPILIDSERKREGLDELLNLASYLVCSENFPQAWTAVSSTPSALVSMLVRLPNLKFVIVTLGEKGCIMLERSKDEAPEAKEKEVESLAESLRQKIDGSSTMPTCISSPPNLRISADGVGAISGRLLLGTAEKIPPEEIIDTTGAGDAFIGAVLYALCADMPPEKMLPFASKVAAAGCRALGARSGLPRRSDPSLAPFWS, encoded by the exons ATGTTGTCAACGCTTAAGCTCTGCTGGACATTCCCAAGCTCGACGATCTCCTTCGCTTTCCCGTTCTCATCCCAATCTCGTCGTTCGCGTTCGATCCTTCCGGCCAATCTCAGAGTGAAGATGTCCTCATCCTTTCCTTCTGATCgcccatcatcctcatcctcctgTATTCCCCCTCTCCCGGAGAACACGGTCGTG CTTGGTTGTGGGGTTGTGAACTTGGATTACCTCGCTACCGTCGCATCGTTCCCAAAACCCAACGACAAGATCCGTAGCACTAGCCTGAAG GTGGAAGGTGGCGGGAATGTGGGGAATGCTTTGACTGCTGCTGCTCGCTTGGGTCTCACTCCTAGAGTGATTTCCAAG gTAGCTAATGATGATCAAGGCAAGAGGGTGCTTGCGGAACTTGAAGCTGATGGTGTTGATACTTCTCATATGGTG GTTTCAGAGGAAGGGAATTCATCTTTTACTTATCTTATTGTGGACAGTCAGAT GAAAACTCGTACTTGTATTCACACACCTGGATACCCTCCATTGGAGCCAAATGAGCTCTCCCAATCTAGCTTGTGTTCTGCTTTGGATGGAGCGAGGCTTGTATACTTTGATGTTAGATTGCATGAAACTGCTATAGTTGTTGCGGAAGAG GCAAGCCGGAGGAAAATACCCATTTTAATTGATTCAGAAAGAAAACGAGAGGGATTGGATGAACTTCTCAACCTGGCAAGCTATCTTGTCTGCTCCGAAAATTTTCCGCAG GCCTGGACAGCAGTCTCTTCTACTCCAAGTGCTTTGGTTTCCATGCTTGTTAGATTGCCTAATTTAAAGTTTGTAATTGTTACCCTTGGAGAAAAAGGTTGCATAATGCTTGAAAGAAGCAAGGACG AGGCTCCTGAGGCAAAGGAAAAAGAGGTTGAGAGCTTGGCAGAGTCCTTAAGGCAGAAAATTGATGGAAGTTCTACCATGCCAACATGCATATCTTCCCCG CCAAATTTGAGGATTAGCGCAGATGGTGTTGGTGCAATTAGTGGAAGATTACTTTTAGGAACAGCAGAGAAAATTCCTCCTGAAGAGATAATAGACACCACTGGAGCTGGAGATGCCTTTATTGGTGCTGTTCTTTATG CTTTATGCGCAGATATGCCACCTGAGAAAATGTTGCCTTTCGCTTCAAAAGTA GCAGCTGCCGGATGCAGGGCTCTGGGAGCCAGGAGTGGTCTTCCACGACGCAGTGATCCATCATTAGCACCTTTCTGGAGCTAG
- the LOC120272263 gene encoding sulfofructose kinase-like isoform X2, whose product MLSTLKLCWTFPSSTISFAFPFSSQSRRSRSILPANLRVKMSSSFPSDRPSSSSSCIPPLPENTVVLGCGVVNLDYLATVASFPKPNDKIRSTSLKVEGGGNVGNALTAAARLGLTPRVISKVANDDQGKRVLAELEADGVDTSHMVVSEEGNSSFTYLIVDSQMKTRTCIHTPGYPPLEPNELSQSSLCSALDGARLVYFDVRLHETAIVVAEEASRRKIPILIDSERKREGLDELLNLASYLVCSENFPQAWTAVSSTPSALVSMLVRLPNLKFVIVTLGEKGCIMLERSKDEAPEAKEKEVESLAESLRQKIDGSSTMPTCISSPPNLRISADGVGAISGRLLLGTAEKIPPEEIIDTTGAGDAFIGAVLYGSCRMQGSGSQEWSSTTQ is encoded by the exons ATGTTGTCAACGCTTAAGCTCTGCTGGACATTCCCAAGCTCGACGATCTCCTTCGCTTTCCCGTTCTCATCCCAATCTCGTCGTTCGCGTTCGATCCTTCCGGCCAATCTCAGAGTGAAGATGTCCTCATCCTTTCCTTCTGATCgcccatcatcctcatcctcctgTATTCCCCCTCTCCCGGAGAACACGGTCGTG CTTGGTTGTGGGGTTGTGAACTTGGATTACCTCGCTACCGTCGCATCGTTCCCAAAACCCAACGACAAGATCCGTAGCACTAGCCTGAAG GTGGAAGGTGGCGGGAATGTGGGGAATGCTTTGACTGCTGCTGCTCGCTTGGGTCTCACTCCTAGAGTGATTTCCAAG gTAGCTAATGATGATCAAGGCAAGAGGGTGCTTGCGGAACTTGAAGCTGATGGTGTTGATACTTCTCATATGGTG GTTTCAGAGGAAGGGAATTCATCTTTTACTTATCTTATTGTGGACAGTCAGAT GAAAACTCGTACTTGTATTCACACACCTGGATACCCTCCATTGGAGCCAAATGAGCTCTCCCAATCTAGCTTGTGTTCTGCTTTGGATGGAGCGAGGCTTGTATACTTTGATGTTAGATTGCATGAAACTGCTATAGTTGTTGCGGAAGAG GCAAGCCGGAGGAAAATACCCATTTTAATTGATTCAGAAAGAAAACGAGAGGGATTGGATGAACTTCTCAACCTGGCAAGCTATCTTGTCTGCTCCGAAAATTTTCCGCAG GCCTGGACAGCAGTCTCTTCTACTCCAAGTGCTTTGGTTTCCATGCTTGTTAGATTGCCTAATTTAAAGTTTGTAATTGTTACCCTTGGAGAAAAAGGTTGCATAATGCTTGAAAGAAGCAAGGACG AGGCTCCTGAGGCAAAGGAAAAAGAGGTTGAGAGCTTGGCAGAGTCCTTAAGGCAGAAAATTGATGGAAGTTCTACCATGCCAACATGCATATCTTCCCCG CCAAATTTGAGGATTAGCGCAGATGGTGTTGGTGCAATTAGTGGAAGATTACTTTTAGGAACAGCAGAGAAAATTCCTCCTGAAGAGATAATAGACACCACTGGAGCTGGAGATGCCTTTATTGGTGCTGTTCTTTATG GCAGCTGCCGGATGCAGGGCTCTGGGAGCCAGGAGTGGTCTTCCACGACGCAGTGA
- the LOC120272102 gene encoding 60S ribosomal protein L21-1-like translates to MPAGHGVRSRTRDLFARPFRKKGYIPLTTYLRTYKIGDYVDVKVNGAVHKGMPHKFYHGRTGKVWNITKRAIGVEINKQVGNRIIRKRIHVRVEHVQPSRCSEEFCLRIKKNDQLKAEAKAHGEVISTKRQPEGPKPGFMVEGATLETVTPIPYDVVNDLKGGY, encoded by the exons ATGCCGGCCGGGCACGGGGTGAGGTCGCGCACGCGGGACCTGTTTGCGCGGCCGTTCAGAAAGAAGGGCTACATCCCGCTGACGACGTACCTGAGGACGTACAAGATCGGAGACTACGTGGATGTCAAGGTGAATGGTGCCGTCCACAAGGGCATGCCGCACAAGTTCTATCATGGCCGCACCGGCAAGGTCTGGAACATCACCAAGCGCGCCATTGGCGTCGAGATCAACAAGCAG GTCGGTAACCGGATTATTAGAAAAAGGATTCATGTCCGTGTGGAGCACGTTCAGCCATCCAGGTGCTCCGAGGAGTTCTGCTtgaggattaaaaaaaatgatcagcTGAAAGCCGAAGCCAAGGCTCATGGTGAGGTTATCAGCACAAAGCGTCAACCAGAGGGTCCCAAACCCGGGTTCATGGTTGAAGGAGCCACTCTGGAAACCGTCACTCCAATTCCTTACGATGTCGTTAACGATCTCAAGGGAGGTTATTAA